GTGGCATTCTTTTTTATAAGCCTCGGTTTGATTTTAAAAACTGCCTTCACCTCAAACCGAAAAAAATGAAGATCATCCAGCATCAAACAAGACTGAAAATTTTCACATGGCACATTCACGGAAGCTATCTATTTTATCTTTCACAGGGGCCATATGATATTTACATTCCTACCAAACCCGAGAAAACAGAAGGTTATTATGGCCGAGGTGAAACATTTCCTTTCGGAGCCAATGTCATTGAAGTGCCGGTTGAGGAATTGAAGAATCTGGAATTTGACTGCATTTTATTTCAGTCTGAGAAAAACTTTTTGATTGATCAGCATGAAGTACTGTCTGATTATCAGAAACAATTGCCAAAGGTTTATGTCGAACACAATACGCCTGAAAAGCATCCAACCAACACCCGGCATGTCTTGAATGATCCTTCTGTGCTAATGGTGCACGTAACCCATTTTAATAAACTGATGTGGGATAACGGAAACATACCGAACATCAAAGTAATTGAACACGGAGTCTGCGTACCCGAAGTAAAATATCAGGGCAGCATTCCGAAAGGTATTGTTGTCATCAACCACATCGAACAGCGGGGAAGAATAACCGGCTGGGACATTTTTGATGAAGTCAGAAAACACGTTCCGCTGGATCTGGTTGGTATGGGAACAAAAGAGTCAGGAGGATTAGGTGAAGTTCTGAATCCTGTACTTCCCGAATTCATTAGTCAGTACCGGTTTTTCTTTAATCCGATTCGTTATACCAGTTTTGGACTGGCCGTATGCGAAGCCATGATGACGGGAATGCCCGTTGTTGCGCTGGCCACTACCGAATACGTTAACGTTTTGAAAAATGGCAAAACCGGATTTATTGATACTAACATCGAAAACCTGATCGCCGGTATGAAATCGCTTATTGATAATCCTGCGCTGGCTCACCAGATGGGATCAGAAGCCAAAGAAATTGCCCAAGCCAAATTTGATATAAACCGCTTCACAAATGATTGGAATGAAACATTCCATCAGGCACTTCAACAAAACAAACATAGTTATGAAGAAAAAACTAGCCTTTATTAGCGAACACGCGTCTCCGCTTGCTGTATTGGGTGGCGTTGACAGTGGCGGACAAAATGTATACGTGGCCGAGATTTGTAAACAACTGGCAAGACTTGGTTATACCATCGACATCTTTACCAGAAAAGATTCTGCGGATCTTTTGGAAACGGTTTTATGGCTTCCGGGTATCAGGGTTGTTCATATTGTAGCAGGCCCGGAAGAGGAAGTTGCCAAGGAAAAATTACTTGGATTTATGGGTGAATTTACGACGAATATGATTCATTTTATTCAAAGTAATGATCTGCAATATGATCTTGTTCACGCCAATTTTTTCATGTCCGGCCTTGTGGCATTTAATATTAAAGGAGAACTTAAAATACCATATGTAATTACTTTCCATGCGCTGGGAAAAATCAGAATGCTGCATCAAAAAGAGAAAGATGCTTTTCCCGTTGAAAGAATTGATATTGAACAAATGATCGTTCATGATGCGGATCAGGTCATTGCGGAATGTCCGCAGGATCAACAGGATCTGGTTGAACATTACGGTGCGGATCCATCAAGAATTACCATTATTCCCTGCGGATTCAGTGCAAGAGAATTCCAGTTTCTGGACAAACAGAAAGCCCGGAAAATCCTTAATCTTGATCAGGACGATATTATCCTTTTACAGCTTGGACGGATCGTACCCAGAAAAGGCGTCGATAATGTCATCCGTGCACTTGGAAAACTGAAACATATTCCTAAAATCAGATTACTGGTTGTGGGCGGTGCTGATGAAATTCCTGATTTTGATAACGATGCCGAATTCAAAAGATTGAAGAAAATTGCCCGGGAAGAACTAGTTCTGGATTCGGTTACTTTTACAGGAAGAAAAAATCGCGACGAACTAAAATATTACTACTGTGCTGCCGATTTCTTTATTTCAACGCCGTGGTACGAACCCTTTGGCATTACACCATTGGAAGCTATGGCTTGTGGAACACCTGTAATCGGAGCAAATGTTGGTGGTATCAAATATAGCGTGAAACATAATCATACCGGTTTTCTGGTTCCTCCTCATGATCCTACCGCTCTTGCAGAAGCAATCGAAAAAGGATTATCTGATCCGGTTTTGTACCAAAATCTTTGTAAAAAGGCATTGAAGCGAGTTAACGACATGTTCACCTGGGAATGTGTTGCTAAAAAAGCTGACGAACTGTATCAGGCACTCACTTATAAACCGGCGGCAAAAAGAAAATCTGCATACCTGATGAAGAGTTATTTCCAAAGAAAT
The nucleotide sequence above comes from Dyadobacter subterraneus. Encoded proteins:
- a CDS encoding glycosyltransferase family 4 protein, whose product is MKKKLAFISEHASPLAVLGGVDSGGQNVYVAEICKQLARLGYTIDIFTRKDSADLLETVLWLPGIRVVHIVAGPEEEVAKEKLLGFMGEFTTNMIHFIQSNDLQYDLVHANFFMSGLVAFNIKGELKIPYVITFHALGKIRMLHQKEKDAFPVERIDIEQMIVHDADQVIAECPQDQQDLVEHYGADPSRITIIPCGFSAREFQFLDKQKARKILNLDQDDIILLQLGRIVPRKGVDNVIRALGKLKHIPKIRLLVVGGADEIPDFDNDAEFKRLKKIAREELVLDSVTFTGRKNRDELKYYYCAADFFISTPWYEPFGITPLEAMACGTPVIGANVGGIKYSVKHNHTGFLVPPHDPTALAEAIEKGLSDPVLYQNLCKKALKRVNDMFTWECVAKKADELYQALTYKPAAKRKSAYLMKSYFQRNTQIKGLRHFV
- a CDS encoding glycosyltransferase, producing MKIIQHQTRLKIFTWHIHGSYLFYLSQGPYDIYIPTKPEKTEGYYGRGETFPFGANVIEVPVEELKNLEFDCILFQSEKNFLIDQHEVLSDYQKQLPKVYVEHNTPEKHPTNTRHVLNDPSVLMVHVTHFNKLMWDNGNIPNIKVIEHGVCVPEVKYQGSIPKGIVVINHIEQRGRITGWDIFDEVRKHVPLDLVGMGTKESGGLGEVLNPVLPEFISQYRFFFNPIRYTSFGLAVCEAMMTGMPVVALATTEYVNVLKNGKTGFIDTNIENLIAGMKSLIDNPALAHQMGSEAKEIAQAKFDINRFTNDWNETFHQALQQNKHSYEEKTSLY